The sequence ATCTCCAAAATCCGTTTCTACGCAATCGCAACGCCGCGCAAAACGCGTAGACATGCGGGTTCGAATAAACGGACGGGCTACGTTGTAAGCGGCCCGTACGCTCCTTCGGTTTGTCAAACGTAACGATTGACGACGTTTTCCAAAAGCTCCTGCTTCCCGGATTTCGGCTGCGGATTGAGGTCCGACTTGCGCACCCAAGCCTCGATCTCGTCCAGCGAGAAACCGCCGCCGAGCATCTTGTTCGCTTCGGGCACGTTCCAGCCGGCATAGCGCTTTTCGAGCGGCGCCGACAGCGCCCTGTCCTCGATCATCTTCGCCGCCGCCTTGAGACCGCGCGCGCAGCAATCCATGCCGCCGATGTGACCAATCAGCAGGTCTTCCGGGTCAATCGACTGACGGCGCAGCTTGGCGTCGAAATTGGTGCCGCCGGTCTTGAAGCCGCCGCCTGCAAGCACCTGGTAATAGGCGAGCGCCATTTCCGGAACATTGTTCGGGAACTGGTCCGTGTCCCACCCGGACTGGTAGTCGTTGCGGTTCATGTCAATCGAGCCGAAGATCCCAAGCGCATTGGCGAGCGCCAGTTCGTGCTCGAACGAGTGACCCGCGAGGATCGCGTGGCCCTGCTCGATATTGACCTTCACCTCGTTCTCGAGACCGTACTTCTTGAGGAAGCCATAGACCGTTGCGACGTCGTAGTCGTATTGATGCTTGGTCGGCTCCTGCGGCTTCGGCTCTATTAGGATCGTGCCCTTGAAGCCGATCTTGTGCTTGTATTCGACGACGAGATTGACGAAGCGGCCGAGCTGGTCGAGTTCCCGTTTTAGGTCGGTATTGAGCAGGGTCTCATATCCCTCGCGTCCGCCCCAGAGTACGTAGTTCTCGCCGCCGAGCTTCTGCGTTGCGTCGATGCAAGTCTTCACCGTTGCGGCCGCAAAGGCGAACACGTCCGGATCGGGGTTGGTCGCCGCACCCGACATGTAGCGCCGGTTCGAAAAGAGGTTCGCCGTGCCCCAGAGCAGCTTGACGCCGGTTTCGGCCTGCTTCTTGGCGAAATAATCGACAATCTCGTTGAGATTGCTGGTGTTCTCGGCGAAATTCCTGCCCTCCGGACGCACGTCCGCGTCGTGGAAGCAGTAGAAAGGCACGCCAAGAAGCTGGAAGAATTCGAAGGCGACGTCGGCCTTCAGCTTCGCGGCCTCCATCGTATCCTTGAACCAGGGACGCTCGAAGGTCTGCCCGCCGAAGGGGTCGCCGCCCGGCCAGACAAAGGTGTGCCAATAGGCAATGGCAAAGCGAAGGTGATCCTCCATCCGCTTGCCGAGAACGATCTCGTCCGGATTATAATGACGGAAGGCGAGCGGCTTGGTGCTCTCCGGTCCTTCGTATTTTATCTTGGCGATATCGCCGAAAAATCCCGTGCTCACGGCTGTCTCCTCTTAATTGATGGTGAAATGCCAGCGCTGCGCCCGGGGGGCGCGGCCATTACGTGGAAGGTAATTGGTTTCATTCCCTCGCTCGCCGACAATCAGCGCGTCGAAACACGAGACGGAGGGAAAATCCCGATGCACGACCTCAACCATATTGCCGAAGCCTATATCGCCGCCTGGAACGAAACCGATGCCGCACGACGCGATGCGCTTGTCGAACAGGCCTTCACCGCAGACGTCGCCTACCGCGACCCGGTCATGCAGGGAGGCGGCCGCGAGTCGATCGGCACGATGATCGCGGGTGTCCAGCATCAATTTCCGGGCTTCCGCTTCGCCCTCAAGGGCAACCCGGACGGCGTTGCCGATACGATCCGCTTCTCCTGGACGCTCGGACCGGGCGGCGCTTCCGTCATCGAAGGAACAGACTTCGGCATCGTCGAGAACGGCCGGCTGAAACAGGTGACCGGATTCCTCGACAAGGTCCCGGCACAATAGATTGATTTCCGCCACGACAGCGCCCGCGACAAAGCGCGGCCGGTCGCAGTCGAGCTTGCAGGAGGCGATCACAGCGTCGCCTCCTTGATCGCCGGGTAGAGCCGGCGATAGCGCTGGTAGGCGTCCTCATAGGCTGATACCAGCGACGTTTCCGGCGCAATTGTCTCCGCCGTTGCCGGTGCGAAGCAGGTTGCGACCGGATTGGCGCCGGTGGCGGCGATCAGACCGAGTCGCGCCGCGCCGAATGCCGCCCCGAAGTCACCGTCAGCCGGCAGATCGACCGGCAGATCGAGCGCGGTCGCGATCGATTTCAGCCAGTAGCGCGACCGCGAACCGCCGCCGATCGCGGTCACGCGCGTGAGCCTCGTGCCGGCGGCGCGCAGCGCCTCCAGGCTGTCGCGGATCGCAAAGGAAACGCCTTCGAGCACTGCCTGGGTCAATGCCGCGCGAGAGCTTTCGTGGCCCAGGCCGACAAAGGCGCCACGGATCGCCGCGTCGTTATGCGGCGTCCGTTCGCCAGAGAGATAGGGAAGGAACGTCACCGAGCCCGGCGAGTTGAGCGTGTCGCCGAGTTCGCCGGTCAGCTCCCCGGCACTTCTGCCGGTGACGCCTGAATGCCAGTTGAGCGCATCCGTCGCCGAAAGGATCACGCCCATCTGATGCCAGGTGTTCGGCAGGGCGTGGCAAAAGGCGTGGACCGCACTTTCCGGATTGGGAAGGTAACGCGCGTTGGCGGCGAAAAGCACGCCGGAGGTGCCGAGCGAGACGAAGGCCTGTCCCTCGCCGACCGTGCCCATGCCGCAGGCGGAGGCCGCGTTGTCGCCGGCGCCGCCAGCGACCACGACGCCCGAGCCCATGCCCCAGCGGCTCGCGAGTTCCGGGCACAACGTGCCGGCGCTGTCCGTCCCTTCGACCAGGTCCGGCATCTGCCGTTCATCGAGCTGGGTGGCCGCAAGCAGGCTTTCCGACCATTTGCGCTTGCCCGTGTCGAGCCAGGAGGTGCCGGCGGAATCGGACATTTCCGACATGTGCTCGCCCGTCAGCCACAGACGCAGATAGTCCTTGGGCAGCAGGATCCAACGCACTTCAGCGAAGATTTCCGGTTCGTTTTCGCGCACCCAGGCGAGTTTGGGCGCGGTGAAGCCCGGAAAGACGATGTTTCCCGTCAGCGCCCGGAACTGAGGGTCACTGTCGAGCGCGGCCGCCTGGCGGAAGCTGCGGGTGTCGTTCCAAAGAATGCAGGGACGGAGTGCGGCATCATGCTTGTCGAGGAGTGTCGCGCCATGCATCTGGCCGGAAAGGCCGATCCCGCGCACGGCGGCAAGCGCGTCGGGGTGCGCTGCCTTGAGGGCATCGAGAGCCTGCTCGGTCGCCCGGATCCAATCGGCCGGGTCCTGCTCCGACCAGCCGGGATGCGGACGCGAGACATCAAGTGCGCCTGACGCGGAACCGATGATGCGCTGCTCGTCATCGATAAGCATCGCCTTGACGCCGGACGTGCCGAGATCCAGTCCGAGATACATGGGGCGTTCCCTCCTATGCCTGTTCGATCGGCAGGTTATCCTTCAGGAAAATATCGATGCGGATGCGTTCCTGCGCCTCGATCACCGGCAGCCCGTCCGCCTTCGCTTTCAGAACACGGATCGCGCTTCTGACCTCGTGGCCGGCATCCTGGTTGAGCACGGCGTCGATCGTTCCGGAAAGCAGCGCGGCGCGGCTGTGCGGCGTCAACTCGTGGGCGATGGCACAGATCGTTCTGGCCCTGCCCGCCTTTTCAAGCGCGGCGACAAGACCGCGGTTGCCCGCGCCGAGACTGTAGATGCCGGCGAGATCCGGATGACGAGCAAGAAGCGTGTCTACCAGTTCCTCGACGAGCGCCGGGTTGTCCTGGCCCTCGATCACCGGCAGGATTTTCCGCCCGGCAAAAGCCTCGCCCATGACGGCCCTGAACCCTTCCAGCCGATCCCGGTGGTCGCGCACCAGCATGGAGCCCGCCAACACGGCGACCGGACCTTCGCGGTCGCCAAGGAACCGGCCCATCAGGGTTCCGGCGGTTCGGCCGGCGGCAATATTGTCGACGCCGGCGAAATGATCGCGCCCCGACCCGGGCAGATCGGAAACGAGGGTTACGACGGCAATGCCGTCCATGCGCAGCTGCTTCACCGCTTCCGTCACCTCAGGCGCGTCGACGGCGACCACCGCCACGCCTGCGGGCCGGCGCTGATGCGCCTGCGAAAGCGCTGCGGCGAGCGCCTGGGCGTCGAAGGCGGGAACAGAGAGAATAGTGATATTCGTTCGCTCGGCAGCCGAACGCGCCATGGCCGAGCGCAGCTCGGCCTCCAGCCCGCGCATGAACGAGTTTTCTCCGGCAGGCAGAATGAAGACGAACGGATAGCTGCGGCCTTTGGCGAGATTGGCAGCGGCGACATCGCGCACGTAACCAAGTGTTACGATCGCACGCTCGACCCTATCGCGCGTGACCGACCTGACACCCGGACGGTTGTTCAGAACCCGGTCGACAGTCGCCAGACTGACGCCCGCCTCAGCGGCGATATCGTGAACTGTCGGTCGCATCTTTTCCTCCGGGTAAACCCCTTAGAGGAATTCTTGATGTACGTAAATCAAAAACATCCGGCGGGAGCCGGCCGGACAGAATTCGAGGCAGGCGATTCAGTTGAAACGCTTGCTGAAAGCCTGCGTGAAAACCGACGCGCCGTTCTCCCCTCGAGCTTCGGCAAAGACCATGTCCATGAAGCTGTCGGTTACCCGGACGACCGCGAAGCCGCCGAGGTAAGCAGCTCTCGGTTTGAAAACGTCGAATTCCCCGACCCGATAGGCCATCACTCTATCATGCTCGTGACCGTGGAAAATCCCGACGATGTTGTATCCTTTCAGGACGTCAAGCAAGCCCGCGCGTTCGCCGCTGCTCCACCAATGCGGCTGGCCTTGTCCCTGATCGTCGAAGGTCTTTGCCTCGGAATCCCAGATTTCGATCGAGAAAGGATCCCAGCCATAATGCTGGAACAAGGCGACTGGCCGGCCATCGGCGGCATAGGAAGCGAGGTCGCGTCGCAGCCATGGCAGGCCGTTTATCGCCCCTTTGTTTTCGTCTCCGCCGAAGCGCTGGAGTTGTACCAGATGCAGACCGCCCCAGTCCCAGGAATAATTGTCCGACAGCGGATCGTAGTTCGTCACCGGCACCGGCGGTTTGTAGAACACGCTTTGGCGATGCGTAAGTTCGACATAGTCGCGCAGCTCGCGGCGGTACCAATCGACATTGGGCGGAGGACCGTCCTGGTCGAGATCGTGATTGCCAAGGCCGACGTAGACCGGAAGGTGGATATGATGCGGCCCCCGTCCCTCTTCATAGCGGCTTTGGAACTGCTGCAACTGCCGTCCTTCACGAGGTTGGCGGACCTGACCGCCGCCGTCGTCGGTGATGTCGCCGCCAAGCACGAGGCCAAGCGGGCGAGCGATCCTCGCGCCGGCGCTTTGAAGACCGCTCGGCTTCCCATCGATAGTATCGGGCCAGTGCTGCTCGGAAATCGCGTTGAGGGCAGCAACGTGACGCAGGAGGTTGGCGTCGGTCTTGCCCTCCTGCTCGCAGTTCGGGGCCAACCCCTCGGTCGAGATGAGACAGGCGTGGATATCGCAGGAAAAAAGGAAAGTTGCGTCCACCGGAGGCGCGGCCGCCCATGCCCGCCCGCGGCATGCCACCATGGAAAGGCCAAAGCCAGCCATACCGGCGAGGAACATGCGCCTCGACGGACGAGCGAAAACATAGTCTTTCATGCG is a genomic window of Sinorhizobium numidicum containing:
- the xylB gene encoding xylulokinase, with product MYLGLDLGTSGVKAMLIDDEQRIIGSASGALDVSRPHPGWSEQDPADWIRATEQALDALKAAHPDALAAVRGIGLSGQMHGATLLDKHDAALRPCILWNDTRSFRQAAALDSDPQFRALTGNIVFPGFTAPKLAWVRENEPEIFAEVRWILLPKDYLRLWLTGEHMSEMSDSAGTSWLDTGKRKWSESLLAATQLDERQMPDLVEGTDSAGTLCPELASRWGMGSGVVVAGGAGDNAASACGMGTVGEGQAFVSLGTSGVLFAANARYLPNPESAVHAFCHALPNTWHQMGVILSATDALNWHSGVTGRSAGELTGELGDTLNSPGSVTFLPYLSGERTPHNDAAIRGAFVGLGHESSRAALTQAVLEGVSFAIRDSLEALRAAGTRLTRVTAIGGGSRSRYWLKSIATALDLPVDLPADGDFGAAFGAARLGLIAATGANPVATCFAPATAETIAPETSLVSAYEDAYQRYRRLYPAIKEATL
- a CDS encoding metallophosphoesterase, whose protein sequence is MFLAGMAGFGLSMVACRGRAWAAAPPVDATFLFSCDIHACLISTEGLAPNCEQEGKTDANLLRHVAALNAISEQHWPDTIDGKPSGLQSAGARIARPLGLVLGGDITDDGGGQVRQPREGRQLQQFQSRYEEGRGPHHIHLPVYVGLGNHDLDQDGPPPNVDWYRRELRDYVELTHRQSVFYKPPVPVTNYDPLSDNYSWDWGGLHLVQLQRFGGDENKGAINGLPWLRRDLASYAADGRPVALFQHYGWDPFSIEIWDSEAKTFDDQGQGQPHWWSSGERAGLLDVLKGYNIVGIFHGHEHDRVMAYRVGEFDVFKPRAAYLGGFAVVRVTDSFMDMVFAEARGENGASVFTQAFSKRFN
- a CDS encoding nuclear transport factor 2 family protein; amino-acid sequence: MPALRPGGAAITWKVIGFIPSLADNQRVETRDGGKIPMHDLNHIAEAYIAAWNETDAARRDALVEQAFTADVAYRDPVMQGGGRESIGTMIAGVQHQFPGFRFALKGNPDGVADTIRFSWTLGPGGASVIEGTDFGIVENGRLKQVTGFLDKVPAQ
- a CDS encoding LacI family DNA-binding transcriptional regulator produces the protein MRPTVHDIAAEAGVSLATVDRVLNNRPGVRSVTRDRVERAIVTLGYVRDVAAANLAKGRSYPFVFILPAGENSFMRGLEAELRSAMARSAAERTNITILSVPAFDAQALAAALSQAHQRRPAGVAVVAVDAPEVTEAVKQLRMDGIAVVTLVSDLPGSGRDHFAGVDNIAAGRTAGTLMGRFLGDREGPVAVLAGSMLVRDHRDRLEGFRAVMGEAFAGRKILPVIEGQDNPALVEELVDTLLARHPDLAGIYSLGAGNRGLVAALEKAGRARTICAIAHELTPHSRAALLSGTIDAVLNQDAGHEVRSAIRVLKAKADGLPVIEAQERIRIDIFLKDNLPIEQA
- the xylA gene encoding xylose isomerase, translating into MSTGFFGDIAKIKYEGPESTKPLAFRHYNPDEIVLGKRMEDHLRFAIAYWHTFVWPGGDPFGGQTFERPWFKDTMEAAKLKADVAFEFFQLLGVPFYCFHDADVRPEGRNFAENTSNLNEIVDYFAKKQAETGVKLLWGTANLFSNRRYMSGAATNPDPDVFAFAAATVKTCIDATQKLGGENYVLWGGREGYETLLNTDLKRELDQLGRFVNLVVEYKHKIGFKGTILIEPKPQEPTKHQYDYDVATVYGFLKKYGLENEVKVNIEQGHAILAGHSFEHELALANALGIFGSIDMNRNDYQSGWDTDQFPNNVPEMALAYYQVLAGGGFKTGGTNFDAKLRRQSIDPEDLLIGHIGGMDCCARGLKAAAKMIEDRALSAPLEKRYAGWNVPEANKMLGGGFSLDEIEAWVRKSDLNPQPKSGKQELLENVVNRYV